One window from the genome of Leptospira broomii serovar Hurstbridge str. 5399 encodes:
- a CDS encoding LIC_12337 family protein: MKIKIITALAVIFFTLGFSVHLTRQNQSSGIVINIPDLEKLDAVLKTMATGEPHFATSQSSWKIVLDGPGKVEATTASDWEAVRQSATWANGNSTLADQIIVALKKTGVLNNSGSFQSTTNLNGVPFKIKLQTGAACGTSCQNISSSAYTGTKNFSNRFKIWRASDGLDALELLFDDVNTPNTTNGVLLTYRIGVLNSTLSDNPNLLVESYIYGASPSRRQTYSWAAPFWLSGTKAATTSDRGRVILEEMTLGLQGGGMVTGICVRIAARTVSMTTVCGTNNHYYALAYGQKTVSNFETTALSGVAINSMTTNGTICGFDVLKFGIFNGGGFIMDNLTSGTIPTGYPEPSSGGGYPGVQTLFNKLGTAPNGTGTYDDTQKATIDTGMGSSMSLHPSAETVPF, from the coding sequence ATGAAAATTAAAATCATTACAGCTCTTGCCGTTATCTTTTTTACTCTCGGTTTTTCAGTCCATTTAACCAGGCAAAATCAATCTTCCGGAATCGTGATAAACATTCCGGACTTGGAAAAATTGGACGCGGTATTGAAAACGATGGCCACGGGAGAACCGCATTTTGCAACTTCGCAATCTTCCTGGAAGATCGTACTCGATGGACCCGGAAAAGTAGAAGCGACTACCGCGTCAGACTGGGAAGCCGTGCGGCAATCCGCGACATGGGCGAATGGAAATTCGACGCTGGCGGATCAGATCATTGTGGCCCTAAAAAAAACTGGGGTCTTGAACAACTCTGGGAGTTTTCAATCCACCACCAACCTGAATGGAGTTCCATTCAAAATAAAATTGCAAACTGGAGCCGCTTGCGGCACTTCCTGCCAAAATATTTCCTCTTCCGCTTATACCGGTACGAAGAATTTCTCGAATCGATTTAAAATTTGGAGAGCGAGCGACGGATTAGATGCTCTAGAATTACTTTTTGATGATGTAAATACTCCGAATACTACGAACGGCGTCTTATTGACCTATCGCATAGGAGTCCTAAATTCTACTCTTTCCGATAATCCGAATTTGCTGGTGGAAAGTTATATATACGGGGCTTCTCCGAGTCGCAGGCAAACCTATTCTTGGGCGGCTCCATTCTGGCTTTCGGGAACGAAGGCAGCGACTACTTCCGATAGAGGTCGAGTGATTTTAGAAGAGATGACACTCGGATTGCAAGGTGGAGGAATGGTGACCGGGATCTGCGTAAGAATCGCCGCAAGAACCGTCTCAATGACTACCGTTTGCGGAACCAATAACCATTACTACGCCCTCGCTTACGGTCAAAAGACGGTTAGCAATTTTGAAACCACGGCTCTTTCAGGTGTCGCCATCAATAGCATGACAACGAACGGGACTATTTGCGGTTTTGACGTTTTGAAGTTCGGAATCTTTAATGGGGGGGGATTTATTATGGATAACCTGACTTCCGGAACGATTCCGACAGGATATCCGGAACCTTCTAGCGGCGGCGGTTATCCCGGAGTGCAGACGCTCTTTAATAAACTCGGTACGGCACCAAACGGTACCGGAACTTACGACGATACTCAGAAGGCCACGATCGATACCGGTATGGGAAGCTCGATGAGTCTCCATCCTTCCGCCGAAACGGTTCCATTTTAA
- a CDS encoding DoxX family protein, giving the protein MENIDAKTISLWIMATLYTMAGILHFVIPKFYLRIMPPWIPYHKLIVQLSGIAEILLGLGLFFPQTRSVAAWGIILLLIAVFPANVYHYQSRTKRDPPTPLLILRLPLQLVLIYWAYIYT; this is encoded by the coding sequence ATGGAAAACATAGACGCTAAAACGATTAGCCTTTGGATTATGGCGACGCTATATACTATGGCCGGCATTCTCCATTTCGTCATTCCCAAGTTTTACTTGAGAATCATGCCCCCATGGATCCCTTATCACAAACTGATTGTGCAGCTCAGCGGCATCGCGGAAATTTTATTGGGATTGGGGTTATTCTTTCCACAGACGAGATCCGTCGCTGCTTGGGGAATTATTCTTTTGCTTATCGCCGTATTTCCTGCTAATGTATATCATTATCAATCCAGAACGAAACGAGACCCGCCTACACCGCTCCTTATCCTGAGGTTACCGTTACAATTGGTTTTAATTTACTGGGCATACATTTACACTTAA
- a CDS encoding MAPEG family protein encodes MQNHLILFPVGALGFLTFFVVLLIPIRRFKAAFSGKVTAEDFKYGESKRVPPWVSIPNRNYMNLLEAPMLFYVICTILYVANSVNLTNLVLAWVYVILRILHSFVHLTFNHIFCRLGLFAASNFVLAAMWAIFFFTFL; translated from the coding sequence ATGCAAAATCATCTAATTCTATTTCCGGTGGGAGCCTTAGGCTTTCTTACTTTTTTCGTAGTTTTACTCATTCCTATCCGACGGTTTAAGGCGGCCTTTTCAGGAAAGGTCACTGCCGAAGATTTTAAATACGGAGAGTCCAAGCGAGTTCCTCCTTGGGTGTCGATTCCGAACCGGAATTATATGAATTTATTGGAGGCGCCGATGCTATTTTACGTGATTTGCACGATTCTGTACGTTGCGAATTCCGTAAATCTTACGAATCTTGTTTTGGCCTGGGTCTATGTAATCTTACGAATCTTACATAGTTTTGTTCACTTAACGTTTAATCATATTTTTTGTCGTTTGGGTCTGTTTGCAGCGAGTAATTTCGTATTAGCTGCGATGTGGGCCATATTTTTCTTCACATTCCTATAA
- a CDS encoding glycosyltransferase family 4 protein, whose protein sequence is MFSEVYPKTFINRYPLRILVVTETFPPEINGVSKTLHRMLSDLLQRGHEIILVRPRQSFNDMATANGNYREVLVRGAKIPFYEGLRFGFPEKRLLRRLMQYEKPDLVHVVTEGPLGLSAVRAARHLKLPVVSDFRTNFHSYARYYKVGFIGKLVHSYLRSLHNLTHATLAPTAQIVAQLTASGYNNVKVVARGIDTALFHPARKDSKLRKEWGLSQSDLAVLYVGRLAPEKNLDLLVKSFRKLQTKEPKAKLILVGDGPSRDKLRAENPDFFFSGMRKGEDLARHYATGDLFLFPSVTETFGNVVMEAMASGLPIVAYDYAAAREYLSHGKSALLPALDKEDEFAEHACILAENRSLAKKIGVRARKAAEACSWEDVADTLESVYAEFGKAKPKKSKSRKSAKLKVAISRA, encoded by the coding sequence ATGTTTTCCGAGGTATATCCAAAAACTTTTATAAATAGATATCCTTTGCGGATACTAGTCGTTACGGAAACTTTTCCGCCCGAAATCAACGGAGTTTCCAAAACGTTGCATCGAATGTTAAGCGACTTATTGCAGCGAGGACACGAAATCATTTTAGTACGCCCCCGCCAAAGTTTCAACGATATGGCGACTGCAAACGGAAACTACCGCGAAGTTCTTGTACGAGGAGCGAAAATTCCGTTTTACGAAGGTCTTAGATTCGGCTTTCCGGAAAAAAGACTTCTTAGAAGATTAATGCAATATGAGAAACCCGATCTAGTCCACGTAGTAACCGAGGGTCCTTTAGGGCTATCCGCTGTGAGGGCGGCAAGACATTTAAAGTTACCGGTTGTCAGCGATTTCAGGACCAATTTTCATTCTTATGCGAGATATTATAAAGTCGGTTTTATCGGCAAACTTGTTCATTCTTATTTGCGTAGCCTGCATAACTTGACTCATGCTACACTCGCACCGACGGCTCAGATTGTCGCACAACTCACAGCTTCGGGTTATAACAACGTAAAAGTTGTAGCGAGAGGAATCGATACCGCATTATTTCATCCTGCCCGAAAAGATTCCAAATTACGGAAAGAATGGGGCCTCTCTCAATCGGATTTGGCGGTTCTATACGTCGGCAGATTAGCTCCCGAGAAGAATTTAGATCTATTGGTAAAATCCTTCCGTAAGCTTCAAACGAAAGAACCGAAGGCTAAATTGATATTAGTGGGTGACGGCCCATCAAGAGATAAGCTAAGAGCTGAAAATCCGGATTTCTTTTTTTCCGGAATGAGGAAGGGAGAGGACTTAGCTCGGCATTATGCTACCGGTGACTTATTTCTATTTCCCAGCGTAACCGAGACCTTCGGAAATGTCGTTATGGAAGCGATGGCATCGGGCCTACCTATCGTCGCATATGATTATGCGGCGGCAAGGGAATACCTTTCTCATGGAAAATCGGCGCTGCTACCTGCGCTTGATAAAGAAGATGAATTCGCCGAGCATGCTTGCATTCTTGCGGAGAATCGAAGTCTGGCGAAAAAAATAGGAGTTCGAGCTCGTAAAGCTGCGGAAGCATGCAGCTGGGAAGACGTCGCCGATACTCTTGAATCGGTTTATGCGGAATTCGGAAAGGCAAAACCTAAGAAATCGAAATCTAGAAAAAGTGCAAAATTGAAAGTCGCAATCAGTCGCGCGTAA
- a CDS encoding FAD-dependent oxidoreductase, with amino-acid sequence MVSVPKSTTLIDRRTIEKHYDLYMFKHSANESLNFVGGQYIIINSGKTTADGKQLKRAYTILSSDAEQSTFQLLIRRVDLGNVTTHLRNLAIGTELEFSGPWGKFAGNVNWPKRGSALLIATDSGISSSLSLLSCPKFNDRVNFSKLVWLLSSTEERDLVAWVRSEILSKNTNVEFIPVRPTGESWRSNSALSFIRWVLRDQNSFSNFFLSGNGTILDEIKIFLEETGADSEFIGMESFFRSESLNENGIRLGA; translated from the coding sequence ATGGTTTCCGTTCCAAAATCAACGACTCTCATAGACAGACGGACGATCGAGAAACATTATGATTTGTACATGTTTAAACACTCGGCAAACGAATCGTTAAATTTTGTAGGGGGGCAATACATAATCATAAATTCCGGTAAAACGACCGCAGATGGAAAACAGCTAAAGCGAGCATACACGATTCTCTCTAGTGATGCTGAACAATCCACATTTCAACTCCTGATTCGAAGAGTCGATTTGGGAAATGTCACAACTCATTTGCGAAATCTTGCAATCGGAACCGAGCTGGAGTTCTCCGGTCCTTGGGGCAAATTTGCTGGAAATGTTAATTGGCCTAAGCGCGGTTCGGCTCTACTAATTGCTACCGATAGCGGCATAAGCTCTTCCTTATCCCTACTTTCTTGCCCCAAATTCAATGACCGAGTTAATTTTTCCAAACTAGTCTGGCTATTATCGTCTACCGAAGAACGGGATTTGGTCGCGTGGGTTCGTAGTGAAATTCTATCCAAAAATACAAACGTAGAATTTATTCCGGTTCGACCTACAGGAGAAAGTTGGCGATCAAATTCAGCGCTCTCTTTTATTCGATGGGTCTTGAGAGATCAGAATTCATTTTCTAATTTTTTCCTGAGCGGAAACGGAACAATATTAGACGAAATTAAAATATTCCTGGAAGAAACCGGAGCGGATTCCGAGTTCATCGGAATGGAATCCTTTTTTAGATCCGAATCACTTAATGAAAATGGAATTCGTCTCGGCGCTTGA
- a CDS encoding CbtA family protein encodes MSLTRWELLLSFCKKGCKSGLLAGVLWGLLFLFFTSPLIWEAEAYEETGNHHHIQETLHSRAHGEGRFDLIGNIKQQIVPTVLGCTLLGGAFGIIISLFLGLGFSFGFFTRNFFESPIRSATLTGLISFLIFHGIPSVSNPPELPGVIGSEESFTSRQYWWIQSIVCSIMGVLIYLIISSKESGRIVKVFGLLLGIFIALLPFLSGTGAEAVNSVVPPELRSRFVYYSLTINFIFWLCLTIQFFLRLAKDKTIDSYQILNEEIVIQ; translated from the coding sequence ATGTCACTAACTAGATGGGAACTTTTGCTTTCTTTTTGCAAAAAAGGATGTAAGTCGGGACTTCTTGCCGGAGTCCTTTGGGGACTACTCTTTCTTTTTTTCACGAGTCCTTTAATTTGGGAAGCAGAAGCTTACGAAGAAACAGGAAACCATCATCATATTCAGGAAACCTTACATTCCCGTGCTCATGGCGAAGGCCGGTTCGATTTAATAGGAAATATAAAACAACAGATCGTTCCAACTGTTCTAGGCTGTACCCTTCTTGGCGGCGCCTTCGGAATTATAATATCTCTGTTTCTAGGACTGGGTTTCTCTTTCGGGTTCTTTACCCGAAACTTTTTCGAATCGCCGATCCGTTCCGCAACATTAACAGGACTGATTAGTTTTTTAATATTTCATGGAATTCCATCCGTCTCTAATCCGCCGGAACTCCCCGGAGTAATAGGAAGCGAAGAAAGCTTTACTTCACGCCAATATTGGTGGATTCAATCCATCGTTTGCTCCATTATGGGAGTTTTAATTTATCTCATCATATCTTCCAAAGAGTCCGGAAGAATCGTTAAGGTCTTCGGGCTTTTACTCGGAATTTTTATAGCACTCCTTCCATTTTTAAGCGGAACCGGCGCTGAGGCCGTAAATTCTGTTGTCCCGCCGGAATTACGGTCCCGTTTCGTATATTATAGCCTAACGATAAACTTTATTTTTTGGCTATGTTTAACGATCCAATTTTTCTTGCGATTGGCCAAGGATAAAACGATCGACTCTTACCAAATACTCAATGAGGAAATTGTTATACAATGA
- a CDS encoding cobalt-precorrin-5B (C(1))-methyltransferase translates to MAGKELREGFTTGACSAAAAKAATRALIQKATMLEIETTLPNKRKVTFPLKRCELKEDMAICSIIKDAGDDPDCTHGAEMTAEVRLTYSNEIVLKGGEGVATVTKAGLGLEVGSPAINPVPRKNITEMILEELIGTAFSGAEVTISVPGGQEMAKKTMNERLGLIGGISILGTTGIVKPYSTAAYKASVIQAISVAKELGSDTVVLTTGGKSEKFAMDLLQELNESSFIQVGDFIGTGIKSAVKESMAQVIVVGMIGKLSKMADGVMMTHRGGSSVNTKLLAEIARTEGVPENVCIETETANTARHVLELWKETGHTGILSTICKRVSENCAKHAGTNLKISCYLVDFDGAPLGEYIAK, encoded by the coding sequence ATGGCGGGGAAAGAGCTAAGAGAGGGATTTACGACTGGGGCCTGTTCCGCCGCAGCTGCAAAAGCGGCGACGCGAGCGTTGATCCAGAAGGCTACTATGCTGGAAATCGAAACTACTCTTCCCAACAAACGAAAAGTCACGTTCCCATTAAAACGGTGCGAATTGAAAGAAGATATGGCGATCTGTAGCATCATTAAAGACGCAGGCGACGATCCGGATTGCACCCATGGAGCTGAAATGACCGCAGAAGTTCGTTTAACATATTCAAACGAAATCGTCTTAAAAGGTGGCGAAGGAGTTGCGACGGTTACGAAGGCGGGATTGGGTCTCGAAGTGGGATCACCTGCGATCAATCCCGTACCAAGAAAGAATATTACGGAAATGATATTAGAGGAATTGATCGGCACCGCGTTCTCAGGTGCAGAAGTAACGATCAGTGTTCCCGGCGGTCAGGAGATGGCTAAGAAAACCATGAATGAACGACTAGGTTTGATCGGAGGAATTTCCATCCTAGGAACGACCGGAATCGTTAAACCTTACTCCACTGCGGCATACAAAGCTAGCGTTATCCAAGCTATATCGGTCGCGAAAGAATTGGGATCCGATACCGTCGTCCTCACGACCGGAGGTAAGTCCGAAAAATTCGCAATGGATCTACTTCAGGAGCTAAACGAGTCTTCGTTTATACAAGTCGGAGATTTTATCGGAACCGGAATCAAAAGCGCGGTCAAGGAATCCATGGCGCAAGTCATAGTCGTTGGTATGATAGGTAAGCTGTCAAAAATGGCGGACGGAGTCATGATGACTCATCGAGGCGGATCCTCCGTCAATACGAAACTTCTAGCCGAGATCGCTCGAACGGAAGGAGTTCCCGAGAACGTTTGTATCGAAACGGAAACGGCAAATACCGCGCGGCATGTGTTAGAACTTTGGAAAGAAACGGGTCACACCGGGATACTTTCAACTATTTGCAAGAGAGTTTCCGAGAATTGCGCAAAGCATGCAGGTACGAATTTAAAAATATCCTGCTATCTCGTCGATTTTGATGGAGCTCCTCTTGGCGAGTATATTGCAAAATGA
- a CDS encoding DUF3209 family protein produces the protein MACHEIAALRLGMMNVLGIDDEVTRIHEVNEIGQNLLAQPGPIQSLSRAGNLTSLLQFYESSLTELEQKISLLPPNDPKLSYYRSLLILTKKVELELKNTFQNLNTIFNDLEEMHDFVHEIYPG, from the coding sequence ATGGCGTGTCATGAAATCGCAGCACTACGACTTGGAATGATGAATGTATTGGGAATCGACGATGAAGTCACCCGAATTCATGAAGTGAATGAAATCGGTCAAAATCTACTAGCGCAACCCGGGCCGATTCAAAGTCTTTCACGTGCCGGCAATTTAACGTCTCTCCTTCAATTTTACGAGAGCAGCCTAACCGAATTGGAGCAAAAGATTTCCTTACTCCCCCCCAACGACCCAAAACTTTCGTATTACCGTTCCCTTTTGATTCTCACCAAAAAAGTGGAACTCGAATTGAAAAATACATTCCAAAATTTGAATACCATATTCAACGACCTGGAAGAAATGCACGATTTCGTTCACGAGATTTATCCGGGGTAA
- a CDS encoding class II glutamine amidotransferase: protein MCELLGMSANIPTDICFSFTGLIQRGGKTGPHKDGWGIAFYEGKGCRLFHDPNPSAGSKVAELLQKYPIKSNIVISHIRKANRGKVELKNTHPFTRELWGNYWTFAHNGQLKGIKKEPLEEFIPVGTTDSEHGFCWLLSQLKRKFKDRPRDEKQLALEIEKLLSILGKKGVSNVLLSDSKYLFAFCSTKLTYITRRAPFGKARLIDSDMTVDFRKHTTPKDIVTVLATQPLTKDETWHHLKAGEFQIWKEGRLFYHKS, encoded by the coding sequence ATGTGTGAGCTCTTGGGAATGAGTGCGAATATTCCGACTGATATTTGCTTTAGCTTTACTGGTTTGATCCAAAGAGGCGGGAAAACAGGACCGCATAAGGATGGATGGGGAATCGCGTTCTATGAAGGAAAAGGTTGCCGACTATTTCACGATCCGAATCCGAGCGCGGGTTCTAAGGTAGCCGAATTGCTTCAAAAATATCCGATCAAAAGCAATATCGTAATTTCGCATATCCGAAAAGCCAATCGAGGAAAAGTCGAGTTAAAGAACACGCATCCATTCACGAGAGAACTTTGGGGAAACTATTGGACTTTTGCACATAACGGACAATTAAAAGGAATAAAAAAGGAACCGTTAGAGGAATTTATACCTGTCGGAACAACTGATAGCGAACACGGATTCTGCTGGCTACTTTCCCAATTAAAAAGAAAATTCAAAGATAGGCCGAGAGATGAAAAACAACTCGCTCTAGAAATCGAAAAGCTACTTTCCATATTAGGAAAGAAAGGTGTTTCAAACGTCTTATTGTCGGATTCGAAATATCTATTCGCGTTTTGTTCCACGAAACTCACTTACATCACTCGCCGCGCGCCGTTCGGTAAAGCCCGCCTAATAGATTCAGACATGACGGTCGATTTTCGAAAACATACCACTCCGAAAGATATTGTTACCGTACTCGCGACCCAACCTCTCACGAAAGACGAAACCTGGCATCATTTGAAGGCGGGAGAATTCCAAATCTGGAAAGAAGGTCGCTTATTTTATCACAAATCCTAA
- a CDS encoding CbtB domain-containing protein, which yields MPAISIGRNQIRRISSFLRTLFLLGILTFSIFLVYLIGLEPMPAVHDTFHDLRHSAGFPCH from the coding sequence ATGCCTGCAATTTCCATAGGAAGAAATCAAATTCGAAGGATTTCATCGTTTCTTCGTACTCTATTCCTCTTAGGAATTCTAACGTTCTCAATCTTTTTAGTCTATTTGATCGGATTAGAACCGATGCCGGCAGTTCATGATACATTTCATGATCTTCGCCATAGCGCCGGATTTCCATGTCACTAA
- a CDS encoding DUF5329 family protein, protein MRHHSVITILLFTLTLLPLAGIFSSQPADLETEINALLSTLDSCNGCTFIRNGSEHTVHEAKAHLLRKYEATKGRIKTTEDFIVGLASKSSITGIPYKIRFPDGKEIESEKWLMDQLTKLRKPAAPAKKNK, encoded by the coding sequence ATGCGCCACCACAGTGTTATAACGATTCTTTTATTTACTCTCACGCTTTTGCCCCTCGCAGGAATATTTTCTTCTCAACCCGCCGATTTAGAAACGGAAATCAACGCATTACTATCGACGTTAGATTCTTGCAACGGTTGTACCTTTATCCGAAACGGGTCGGAGCATACCGTGCACGAAGCAAAAGCTCATCTTTTAAGAAAATATGAAGCAACCAAGGGAAGAATTAAAACAACGGAAGACTTTATCGTTGGATTGGCTAGTAAATCTTCTATTACCGGAATCCCTTATAAAATTCGATTTCCCGACGGTAAAGAAATAGAATCGGAAAAGTGGTTAATGGATCAGTTGACGAAGCTGAGAAAGCCGGCCGCTCCAGCAAAAAAGAATAAGTAA
- a CDS encoding CbiX/SirB N-terminal domain-containing protein, with protein MTSSRSDKLGLLIVGHGSREPRSNQEFERFVGEYSLHRPDLEIRHAYIELAQPEFKIKLREFAQTNSTIIVLPLFLFSAGHTKNDIPLVLDEVGKEFPTVKLIPTNCIGVHPTMLELLHTRASDIINKKEGIPKKRGVIIVSRGSSDADANSEFYKLVRLFEESNEYSFVIPSFVGITKPLLSDSLEVAAKLRPEELLILPYFLFGGRLIRSIEEKVELFTDKFPWIKSSLAPHFGSNPSIFKILNDRIKEAVAGIGVLPCATCEYREQLPGLASKVGGLKALLWSVRHMETHSQAAPHEFPHRNIQKHILVCDNIDCSARGSVALIAKLRSEIKRAGKQKDFRVTRASCLGRCGEGPSLVVYPDGIWYQGVREIDAPEIVRDHLLNDRIVSRLVDSIMQ; from the coding sequence ATGACTTCCTCACGTTCGGATAAGCTTGGACTTTTAATCGTGGGGCACGGGAGTCGCGAACCGCGATCAAACCAAGAATTCGAACGTTTCGTCGGCGAATACTCGCTTCATAGACCCGATTTGGAAATTAGGCATGCGTACATCGAACTTGCTCAACCGGAATTTAAGATCAAGCTACGAGAATTCGCACAAACAAATTCCACCATTATAGTCCTTCCCTTATTTTTATTTTCTGCAGGACATACTAAAAACGATATCCCTCTAGTTCTAGACGAAGTTGGGAAAGAATTTCCGACCGTAAAACTAATACCTACCAATTGCATAGGCGTCCATCCGACAATGCTGGAACTCCTACACACCCGTGCTTCCGACATTATAAATAAGAAAGAAGGAATTCCTAAAAAAAGAGGAGTGATCATTGTTAGTCGAGGTTCCTCCGATGCGGACGCGAATTCCGAATTTTACAAGCTGGTTCGTTTATTCGAAGAAAGTAATGAATATAGTTTCGTAATACCGTCTTTTGTCGGAATCACGAAGCCTCTTCTATCGGATAGCTTGGAAGTCGCCGCTAAACTGCGACCGGAAGAATTACTGATCCTTCCTTACTTTCTCTTCGGAGGTAGATTGATAAGATCGATCGAGGAAAAGGTGGAACTTTTTACCGATAAATTCCCTTGGATCAAATCGAGCCTTGCTCCCCATTTTGGATCGAATCCGTCCATTTTTAAAATTCTAAACGACAGGATTAAGGAAGCTGTCGCCGGAATTGGAGTCCTTCCTTGCGCAACCTGCGAATACAGAGAGCAGCTTCCCGGATTGGCAAGCAAAGTCGGAGGCTTAAAAGCCTTACTTTGGAGCGTCAGGCATATGGAAACTCATTCCCAGGCCGCTCCGCACGAATTTCCACACAGAAATATCCAAAAACATATATTAGTTTGTGATAATATAGATTGCTCGGCTCGAGGAAGTGTTGCTTTAATCGCAAAGCTACGATCCGAAATAAAGAGAGCCGGTAAACAAAAGGATTTTCGGGTTACTCGCGCTTCTTGCCTCGGTCGTTGCGGAGAAGGTCCGTCCTTAGTTGTTTATCCCGACGGAATTTGGTATCAGGGTGTCCGAGAAATAGACGCTCCTGAAATAGTTAGAGATCATTTGTTAAATGATCGAATCGTTTCAAGATTAGTCGATTCGATCATGCAATAG
- a CDS encoding cytochrome c peroxidase, whose protein sequence is MSKLSRVFTGAGIFLLAFLFFSCSKIRTFAEERGFCSDYNYGLAESASAPPHPPDVCVTPETVKLGRFLFYDVNLSKGKNQSCASCHKQNLGFSDGLTRAIGSTGRVHPRNSIAIANVGYFSPYTWSNPTLKRLDNQTLVPFFSENTATTIEEFAISGIEHVIAARLQSDPKYVSMFLEAFGENTIDVIHIARAIAAFEVTMISDQSPFDRNAMTSSAIRGKQIFESEIGGCHHCHGGKNLNLDDAVGILSFQNIGLYNVRNKGDYPDQALHGPAAALQTQGISQTSGKETDRGKFRTPSLRNVAVTAPYMHDGSLKTLREVIEVFNAGGRNIITGPFAGDGRKNPHKDPRIRRLDLTETQKTDLIEFLKSLTDDCYLTDPRLSDPNRPMPIQPDYCRTIPTYRR, encoded by the coding sequence ATGTCTAAATTATCTCGAGTATTTACGGGCGCGGGCATATTTCTGCTCGCGTTTTTATTTTTTTCCTGCTCTAAAATACGGACCTTTGCTGAAGAGAGGGGATTTTGCTCCGATTATAACTATGGGTTAGCAGAATCGGCTTCGGCTCCTCCACATCCCCCCGATGTCTGTGTGACTCCGGAAACCGTCAAGCTGGGTAGATTTCTCTTTTATGACGTAAATCTTTCGAAAGGAAAAAACCAATCTTGTGCGAGCTGTCACAAACAAAATTTAGGTTTTTCAGACGGCCTTACTCGCGCGATCGGGTCCACAGGCAGAGTTCATCCCCGCAATTCGATTGCGATCGCAAATGTAGGATACTTTTCTCCATACACTTGGTCGAATCCGACTTTGAAACGGTTAGACAATCAGACTCTCGTTCCATTTTTTTCCGAGAATACTGCAACGACCATCGAAGAGTTCGCGATCAGCGGAATCGAACACGTCATCGCGGCTCGTTTGCAGTCGGATCCAAAATACGTTTCCATGTTTCTGGAAGCGTTCGGAGAAAATACGATCGATGTGATTCATATTGCTCGCGCAATCGCGGCATTCGAAGTCACTATGATTTCGGATCAATCTCCGTTCGATAGAAACGCGATGACCTCCTCAGCAATCCGAGGGAAGCAGATCTTCGAATCCGAAATCGGCGGCTGCCATCATTGTCATGGAGGAAAGAATTTAAATCTGGATGATGCAGTCGGTATTCTTAGCTTTCAGAATATAGGCTTGTACAATGTTCGGAACAAAGGAGACTATCCCGATCAGGCTTTGCATGGACCCGCCGCCGCATTACAGACTCAAGGTATCTCTCAAACGTCAGGTAAAGAAACGGATCGAGGAAAATTTAGAACCCCGTCCCTAAGAAATGTCGCAGTTACGGCTCCGTATATGCATGACGGAAGTCTCAAAACTCTTAGGGAAGTGATAGAAGTTTTCAATGCGGGAGGAAGGAATATTATTACAGGTCCGTTTGCGGGAGACGGCAGAAAGAATCCCCACAAAGATCCTCGAATACGCCGTCTCGATTTAACCGAGACGCAAAAAACCGATTTGATTGAATTTTTAAAGTCTCTTACTGATGATTGTTATCTGACAGACCCTCGACTAAGCGATCCGAATCGACCGATGCCGATTCAACCGGACTATTGTCGAACCATTCCGACTTACCGACGATAA